A DNA window from Bacteroidota bacterium contains the following coding sequences:
- a CDS encoding ABC transporter ATP-binding protein, which translates to MSKRPAVSSLTMAFHEIIWPHRRILSIGLVLIAINRLSGLVLPGSTQILIDDVIGSADLSKLWWLLAVVAGALIIQSVTSYSLTQLLSVEAQKLIASLRVRVQNHILRLPVRYFDDQKSGTLVSRIMTDVEGIRNLVGTGLVLMVGGLITSVVALVMLIRISPVMTLYVMLPVLVFGLIAMKAFSHLRPIFRQRGEINAEVTGRLTETLNGIRVIKGFNAENSEIASFQTGVDRLFTNVRKTLTSTSLVTMAATLLLGLASVAIMGLGGYQIMTGNLSMGDFVAFTLYLGFMIAPIVQMVNIGTQVTEAFAGLDRTREILAVQPETDNPSRLVTIDQTRGHVVFSQVSFEYEQGQPVLQDISFEMKPGTVTALVGTSGSGKTTIAGLTATFLEPGSGTITLDGTDLSTIRLDSYRQFLGVVLQDDFLFEGTIRDNIRFPRPMATDEEVEAAVQAAYVNEFTDRFEKGLDTVIGERGVKLSGGQRQRVAIARAILANPKILILDEATSSLDNLSEAYIQKSLASLMTNRTTLVIAHRLSTIRRADQILVIESGRIAERGTHDDLMAAKGKYFELNTWQARI; encoded by the coding sequence ATGAGTAAACGTCCCGCTGTTTCATCATTAACAATGGCCTTTCATGAGATCATCTGGCCTCATCGCCGTATCTTATCGATTGGTTTGGTTCTCATTGCCATTAACCGGTTGTCGGGTCTGGTTCTGCCCGGAAGCACGCAAATTCTGATTGATGATGTCATTGGTTCTGCCGATCTGTCAAAACTCTGGTGGTTGCTGGCAGTGGTGGCCGGTGCACTGATCATTCAATCAGTGACCAGTTACAGTCTCACCCAGCTTCTCAGTGTGGAAGCGCAAAAACTTATTGCCAGTTTGCGGGTACGGGTCCAGAACCATATTCTGAGACTACCGGTCCGGTACTTCGATGATCAGAAATCAGGAACACTTGTCAGCCGGATCATGACCGATGTGGAGGGAATCAGAAACCTGGTGGGAACTGGTCTGGTTCTGATGGTGGGAGGTCTGATCACTTCGGTGGTGGCTCTCGTTATGCTCATCAGAATCAGTCCTGTCATGACATTGTATGTGATGCTTCCGGTCCTGGTTTTCGGACTGATCGCCATGAAAGCCTTTAGTCATCTTCGTCCCATTTTCCGTCAACGGGGTGAAATCAATGCGGAGGTCACGGGACGTCTGACCGAAACCCTCAATGGAATCCGTGTCATCAAGGGATTCAATGCGGAAAATTCAGAAATCGCATCGTTTCAGACGGGCGTGGACCGGTTATTTACCAACGTCAGAAAAACCCTGACATCCACCAGCCTGGTTACCATGGCAGCCACCTTACTGCTCGGGCTGGCCAGTGTGGCTATCATGGGTCTGGGTGGATATCAGATCATGACCGGAAACCTTTCCATGGGTGATTTCGTTGCGTTTACGCTGTATCTCGGGTTCATGATTGCACCTATCGTTCAGATGGTAAATATCGGCACTCAGGTTACCGAGGCTTTTGCCGGATTGGACCGCACCCGTGAAATACTTGCCGTTCAGCCAGAAACCGACAATCCGTCACGTCTGGTGACCATTGATCAGACCCGGGGACATGTGGTTTTCAGTCAGGTCAGTTTTGAATATGAGCAGGGCCAGCCGGTGCTGCAGGATATTTCCTTTGAAATGAAACCGGGGACGGTCACCGCTTTGGTTGGAACATCGGGATCGGGAAAAACAACCATTGCAGGTCTCACAGCCACCTTCCTGGAACCGGGTTCCGGGACCATTACCCTGGATGGAACCGACTTATCCACCATCCGCCTCGACTCCTACCGTCAGTTTCTCGGAGTGGTTCTGCAGGATGATTTCCTTTTCGAGGGGACCATCCGCGACAACATACGCTTCCCCAGACCGATGGCAACCGATGAAGAAGTGGAAGCGGCCGTACAGGCGGCATACGTCAATGAATTCACCGACCGGTTCGAAAAAGGGCTCGATACGGTTATTGGAGAGCGGGGTGTCAAGTTATCGGGTGGGCAGCGGCAACGGGTGGCTATTGCACGGGCCATTCTCGCCAATCCGAAAATTTTGATTCTCGACGAAGCAACCTCCAGTCTCGACAATCTCAGCGAAGCCTACATTCAGAAAAGTCTGGCTTCACTCATGACCAACCGGACCACCCTGGTCATCGCACACCGGCTTTCCACCATCCGCCGGGCCGATCAGATTCTGGTTATTGAAAGCGGCCGGATAGCTGAACGGGGGACTCACGACGATCTGATGGCCGCAAAAGGGAAATACTTTGAACTCAACACCTGGCAGGCCCGTATCTGA
- a CDS encoding DASS family sodium-coupled anion symporter has protein sequence MSDSKPDAWSNPGPGRLFAGKLPRDWFFKILGFSLLALAGLPMVLFHDQAGMDYQSAGALYILALAVYLWISSLIPHGITALLILVLVPVLNIMPLNQTLAAFGNTAVFFLLGVFIMVAAVIDSGLARRISLLFLKSSENTLGKVYVSIYTGCLFMSFLMPEHAVAAIFFPIVLEISKLLGEKTGNRPMGMLLFMGMAWGAVVGGIGTLLGGARASLAIEFLKDMTGKTVTFWDHASVGVPVALILGVVVLVVFPFMIRGISLRHKLDPGVIHAMRRNLGPMSFREKRVAVIFAAVILLWMVAGAWLHLATVSLLGAVLMFVARGVEWKKVDELVNWNVILMYGGAIVLGYVLNHTQAGSLLLKVFPDSWLNSEITMVLIFAVVTITLTEFMSNAAALTIVLPIVLTAAIQHNLDVMIIFYSITLISGLAFVFPMSSPPNAIAFSSGTFTVNDMVVKGIIVSIISLIVVLTYLFIRFNHV, from the coding sequence ATGAGTGATTCCAAACCCGACGCATGGAGCAATCCGGGCCCCGGACGGCTGTTTGCCGGTAAATTACCACGCGATTGGTTCTTTAAAATACTCGGTTTTTCCCTTCTGGCCCTCGCTGGTTTACCGATGGTGCTTTTCCATGACCAGGCAGGGATGGATTACCAGTCTGCGGGCGCGCTTTACATTCTCGCGCTTGCCGTTTATCTATGGATTTCCAGTCTGATTCCACATGGAATCACGGCGTTGCTCATACTGGTACTGGTTCCTGTTCTGAATATTATGCCTTTAAACCAGACACTGGCAGCCTTTGGAAACACAGCAGTTTTCTTCCTTCTGGGTGTTTTTATCATGGTGGCAGCGGTTATTGATTCGGGACTGGCCCGCCGGATTTCCCTGCTGTTTCTGAAAAGCAGCGAAAACACGCTGGGTAAGGTTTACGTGAGTATCTACACGGGCTGCTTATTCATGTCGTTTCTGATGCCCGAACACGCCGTGGCAGCCATCTTTTTCCCCATCGTCCTCGAAATTTCAAAACTGCTTGGCGAGAAAACCGGAAACCGGCCCATGGGAATGCTGTTGTTTATGGGCATGGCCTGGGGGGCCGTTGTCGGGGGAATCGGCACCTTACTGGGCGGCGCGCGTGCTTCCCTCGCCATAGAATTTCTGAAAGACATGACCGGAAAAACAGTCACCTTCTGGGACCATGCCTCGGTCGGCGTTCCGGTTGCCCTCATTCTTGGGGTTGTGGTTCTGGTCGTCTTTCCCTTCATGATCCGCGGCATTTCCCTCCGTCATAAACTCGATCCCGGAGTGATTCATGCCATGAGAAGAAATCTGGGCCCCATGTCTTTCCGCGAAAAACGGGTGGCTGTTATATTTGCCGCTGTTATCCTTCTGTGGATGGTTGCAGGAGCCTGGTTGCATCTGGCAACCGTCAGCCTGTTGGGTGCCGTCCTCATGTTTGTGGCCCGGGGGGTTGAATGGAAAAAAGTGGATGAACTGGTCAACTGGAATGTGATTCTGATGTATGGCGGGGCCATTGTTCTCGGATATGTACTGAATCATACCCAGGCGGGCAGTCTGCTGCTGAAAGTATTCCCCGATTCCTGGCTGAACAGTGAAATCACCATGGTTCTTATATTTGCCGTGGTCACCATTACCCTGACCGAGTTCATGAGCAACGCTGCTGCTCTGACCATCGTGTTACCCATTGTTCTGACAGCGGCCATTCAGCACAATCTCGATGTGATGATCATTTTCTACAGCATCACACTGATTTCCGGACTCGCTTTTGTCTTCCCGATGAGTTCTCCTCCCAACGCCATTGCCTTTTCCAGCGGAACCTTCACCGTTAATGACATGGTTGTCAAGGGAATTATTGTGAGCATCATTTCATTGATTGTTGTGTTAACCTATTTATTTATCAGGTTTAATCATGTCTGA
- the cysC gene encoding adenylyl-sulfate kinase — protein sequence MKQKGVTIWLTGYSGAGKSTIADRLTQELTNRRVELEVLDGDVVRTNLSKGLSFSREDRDINILRIGFVAELLTRHGVVVIVSAISPYRAVREAVREKIRHFVEVFVNAPLDVCEQRDVKGLYKKARAGEIKAFTGIDDPYEPPLKPEVICNTDKESLDESVNKILRTLEVLGYIPESANSLLAQGNDSLVKNHLKSMGIKF from the coding sequence ATCAAACAAAAAGGGGTCACCATCTGGCTGACCGGCTACAGCGGGGCTGGAAAATCGACCATTGCCGACCGTCTGACCCAGGAACTGACCAACCGACGCGTTGAACTGGAGGTGCTGGATGGTGATGTGGTCCGGACCAATCTTTCAAAGGGGTTGTCCTTTTCCCGTGAAGACCGGGATATCAATATACTCCGCATCGGGTTTGTGGCAGAACTGCTCACCCGGCATGGAGTGGTGGTGATCGTATCGGCCATTTCACCTTATCGTGCAGTCAGGGAAGCGGTACGGGAAAAAATCAGACATTTTGTTGAAGTATTCGTGAATGCACCGCTCGATGTGTGTGAACAACGGGACGTAAAGGGACTCTATAAAAAGGCGCGGGCTGGTGAGATCAAGGCGTTCACCGGAATTGACGATCCGTATGAACCGCCACTGAAACCTGAAGTGATCTGCAATACCGACAAGGAAAGCCTCGACGAGTCGGTGAATAAAATTCTCAGGACCCTCGAAGTCCTCGGCTACATCCCGGAAAGTGCCAACAGTCTGCTGGCCCAGGGAAATGACAGTCTTGTAAAAAATCATCTGAAATCTATGGGGATCAAATTCTGA
- a CDS encoding sulfate adenylyltransferase subunit 2 → MDYLDQLEQKSVHIFREAYANFKNMCMLWSIGKDSTVLLWLARKAFYGHVPFPLVHIDTSYKIPEMIQYRDRLALEWNLNLVYGENREALDAKMTFPDGNLDRIGCCRALKAEALKNTLSGRWPRYRMNHQLGKYERDTNTEPYTGVIVGARADEEGSRSKERYFSPRDKESSWDIGDQPPEFWNQFKTDFAPGTHVRIHPLLDWTELNIWEYIERENIPTVSLYYNQGDGSRYRSLGCGPCTTPIKSDSRNVQEIIEELRVGKLANVAERSGRAQDKDDGGGLETLRREGYM, encoded by the coding sequence ATGGATTACCTCGATCAACTTGAACAGAAATCGGTTCATATCTTCCGCGAAGCATACGCCAATTTCAAAAACATGTGCATGCTGTGGTCCATCGGCAAGGACAGTACCGTTCTGCTCTGGCTGGCCAGAAAAGCCTTTTATGGTCACGTTCCCTTTCCGCTGGTGCATATCGATACCAGTTACAAGATTCCCGAAATGATTCAGTACCGCGACCGGCTGGCACTGGAATGGAACCTGAATCTGGTCTACGGAGAAAACCGCGAGGCGCTCGATGCAAAAATGACCTTTCCCGATGGAAATCTGGACCGGATCGGTTGCTGCAGGGCCCTGAAAGCAGAAGCCTTGAAAAACACGCTTTCCGGTCGCTGGCCCCGGTACCGCATGAACCACCAGTTGGGAAAATATGAACGCGACACCAACACCGAGCCGTATACCGGCGTTATTGTGGGAGCCCGCGCCGATGAGGAAGGTTCACGGTCAAAAGAGCGGTATTTCTCGCCTCGTGACAAGGAAAGCTCCTGGGACATCGGCGATCAGCCACCCGAATTCTGGAATCAGTTCAAAACCGATTTCGCCCCCGGAACCCACGTCAGGATTCATCCCCTGCTCGACTGGACCGAACTGAATATCTGGGAATATATCGAACGCGAAAACATTCCCACCGTTTCGCTGTATTACAATCAGGGCGATGGATCACGCTACCGGTCGCTGGGATGCGGACCCTGTACCACACCGATTAAGTCGGATTCCAGAAATGTTCAGGAAATCATTGAGGAATTACGCGTAGGGAAATTGGCGAATGTGGCCGAACGGTCCGGACGGGCTCAGGATAAAGATGATGGCGGCGGACTTGAAACCCTTCGCCGCGAAGGATACATGTAA
- a CDS encoding four helix bundle protein: MGDYQQLEVWQLSHQLVLDVYRVTKKFPKEEEYTLKSQLLRSVISVPNNIAEGKGRQSPNELRQFLYISRGSLQETEYLLFLSTDLGYIKTEDFNRLKESIDSIGKMLNRFIQTIQ, translated from the coding sequence ATGGGTGACTATCAACAGCTGGAAGTATGGCAACTCTCTCACCAATTAGTATTGGATGTGTATCGGGTAACAAAGAAATTTCCAAAGGAAGAAGAATATACACTGAAATCCCAATTGCTTCGGTCGGTCATTTCGGTTCCAAATAACATCGCAGAAGGAAAAGGCAGGCAAAGTCCGAACGAGTTACGGCAGTTTCTGTACATATCACGAGGATCTCTGCAGGAAACTGAGTATTTGTTATTTTTATCAACTGACCTCGGATATATCAAAACTGAAGATTTTAACAGATTAAAAGAAAGCATTGACTCAATTGGTAAAATGCTAAACCGATTCATCCAAACAATTCAATAA
- a CDS encoding adenylyl-sulfate kinase yields the protein MSTNSQQPVAINQNPSTRLSLVIAGHVDHGKSTVIGRLLADTNSLPTGKLDMVRANCERNSKPFEYAFLLDALKDEQSQGITIDSARIFFKSKKREYIIIDAPGHIEFLKNMISGAARAEAALLVIDAAEGVRENSRRHGYMLSMLGIRQITVLVNKMDLADFDKARFDSIEKEYRAFLTEVGIVPLSFIPIAARDGVNIASRATKEMPWYSGDTVLDALDRFQKEALPLDKPFRMPVQDVYKFTAHGDDRRIVAGTIETGRVRVGQDVIFYPSGKHSTIKTIEGFNTPQRTESEAGQAAGFTLTEQIYVKRGEIAVLSSDIRPKVSSRIKVSLFWLGKKPMVMKRDYFLKLGTAKISCRLEAVHKLIDASTLDSRQDADRINRHDVAECTIKLSKPMAFDLADTIAATSRFVIIDDYEITGGGIIREDLPDGQGWVREKVFLRNYKWEQSSIQPERRAVKYNQRPTLLIMTGPKSAGKKTLARALEADLFNDGRIVYFLGIGNVIYGIDADIKGKSDTREEHLRRLGEVAHIMLESGAILIVTAVELTQADLEIIKTCVASEQIEVVWMGDYRSTDVTPDLMLPTHPDAIEGVAQIKDLLVNKNIIFRPW from the coding sequence ATGTCAACCAACAGCCAGCAGCCAGTAGCCATTAACCAGAACCCATCCACCCGCCTGTCACTCGTCATTGCCGGACACGTGGATCACGGAAAAAGCACCGTGATCGGACGATTGCTGGCTGACACCAACAGTCTGCCCACAGGCAAACTGGACATGGTCCGCGCCAATTGTGAACGGAACTCCAAGCCTTTCGAGTATGCCTTTCTTCTCGATGCACTGAAGGATGAACAATCCCAGGGGATCACCATTGACTCGGCCCGGATCTTTTTCAAAAGCAAGAAACGCGAATACATTATTATCGATGCACCCGGTCACATCGAGTTTCTAAAAAATATGATTTCAGGTGCTGCACGCGCCGAGGCCGCCCTGCTGGTAATTGATGCGGCTGAAGGCGTTCGTGAAAACTCCCGCCGCCATGGTTACATGCTCTCCATGCTGGGAATCAGGCAAATCACGGTCCTGGTCAATAAGATGGACCTGGCCGATTTTGATAAGGCCCGTTTCGATTCAATTGAAAAGGAATACCGTGCCTTCCTGACCGAAGTGGGAATCGTGCCCTTGTCCTTTATTCCCATCGCTGCCCGCGATGGTGTGAACATTGCCAGCCGCGCCACCAAAGAAATGCCGTGGTATTCTGGTGACACCGTTCTGGATGCACTCGACCGTTTTCAGAAGGAGGCACTCCCCCTCGACAAGCCTTTCCGGATGCCGGTTCAGGATGTGTACAAATTCACTGCCCATGGCGATGACCGGCGGATTGTAGCCGGAACCATTGAAACCGGTCGCGTGAGAGTCGGCCAGGATGTGATTTTCTATCCATCAGGAAAACACAGTACCATTAAGACCATCGAAGGATTCAACACGCCACAACGGACAGAATCGGAAGCTGGTCAGGCGGCCGGATTTACCCTGACGGAACAGATTTACGTCAAACGTGGTGAAATCGCCGTTCTCAGCTCAGATATCCGCCCGAAAGTCAGCTCCCGGATCAAGGTGAGTCTGTTCTGGCTTGGCAAAAAGCCAATGGTGATGAAGCGGGACTATTTCCTGAAGCTGGGTACTGCCAAAATCAGCTGCCGGCTCGAAGCAGTGCACAAGCTCATCGACGCCTCCACTCTCGATTCCCGTCAGGATGCCGACCGGATCAATCGTCATGATGTGGCCGAATGTACGATCAAGCTGTCCAAACCCATGGCCTTCGATCTGGCCGACACCATTGCAGCCACCAGCCGGTTCGTTATCATCGATGATTATGAAATCACCGGGGGCGGAATCATCCGGGAAGATTTACCGGATGGTCAGGGATGGGTCCGTGAAAAAGTATTCCTCAGAAATTACAAATGGGAACAAAGTTCCATCCAGCCGGAACGCCGTGCAGTTAAATACAATCAGCGTCCGACCCTTCTTATCATGACCGGTCCGAAATCGGCTGGTAAAAAGACACTGGCCCGGGCTCTGGAAGCCGATCTTTTCAATGATGGCCGCATCGTGTACTTCCTCGGAATCGGTAACGTGATTTATGGTATTGATGCTGATATCAAGGGGAAATCTGATACCCGGGAAGAGCACCTGCGCCGTTTGGGAGAGGTGGCTCATATCATGCTTGAAAGCGGAGCCATTTTGATTGTAACCGCCGTGGAACTTACCCAGGCCGATCTGGAAATTATCAAGACCTGCGTGGCGAGCGAGCAGATCGAGGTGGTCTGGATGGGCGATTACCGTTCCACCGATGTGACCCCCGACCTTATGCTTCCCACCCATCCGGATGCCATCGAAGGAGTGGCTCAGATCAAGGATCTGCTGGTGAACAAGAATATCATCTTCAGACCGTGGTAA